A single Lactuca sativa cultivar Salinas chromosome 8, Lsat_Salinas_v11, whole genome shotgun sequence DNA region contains:
- the LOC111903582 gene encoding AP-3 complex subunit delta: MSGGSGGGGGGPSLMDSLFQRTLDDLIKGIRLHTPGAAQSSFISKSVDEIRREIKSTDLQTKSTALQKLTYLHSLHGFDMSWAAFHAVELTSSPSFAHKKTGYLAASLSFRPSTEVLLLLTNQLRKDLSSTNQHEVSLALECLSVICTADFARDLTPDIFTLLTSSKNFIRKKSIACLLMIFSQYPDAVRVCFKRLVENLESTDNAQTLAATVGVFCELASKEPRTYLPLAPEFYRILVDSRNNWVLIKVLKIFAKLAKLEPRLAKKVVEPICDHMKRSEAKSLVFECVRTIVSSFYEYEFAVKLAVSKIKEFLLDTDLNLKYLGLQGLLLVAPNHLWAVLENKEVVIKSLSDVDRNIRLEALRLVMSMVSDDNVIEICRVLIGYALKSDPEFCNEILRSMLSTCSRNVYEIINDFDWYVSLLGEMARIPHCQNGEEIEYQLIDIGMRVKDVRPELVRVARDLLIDPALLGNPFIHRILSAAAWVSGEYVWFSKNPFEIMEALLQPRANLLSPSIRALYIHSAFKVLSFCLHSFLLPHKPATSSSKLVDEPDFTYSESEEETDVDLATTSSSLSKKNAFTQESIVNMLILVLTSLSPLAGSHDVEIQERVRNVLGLAQLAQEEISCDLDNKEKIIDGVALKTSILIRLINDALSEDLGPVSLSAQERVPIPDGLLLEDNLGKLDTICADVELPISESFSLVKPVLTDVDSVSIRQNEESSETSAAESTSLLSEHRKRHGIFYLPSDNNQNASTSFPPANDPNERDNDVEDLVRLTEESLVLKRKSNLSRPRPVVVKLDEGDRLPITRAKTESNDDLISGAVRDVLLGNENSPPPAAPHSKVEKSEIGDSSRRKSKHRKEKKHQNVEESKQKSGGRHGRHKARQRADEGINVAVQIQKPVIPDFLL, encoded by the coding sequence ATGTCCGGTGGCAGCGGCGGTGGCGGTGGTGGTCCTTCACTCATGGACTCCCTCTTCCAACGCACCCTGGACGATCTAATCAAAGGTATCCGTCTTCATACTCCCGGCGCCGCTCAATCGTCCTTCATCTCGAAATCTGTAGATGAGATCCGCCGTGAAATCAAATCGACAGACTTACAAACCAAATCCACTGCTCTCCAGAAACTCACTTACCTCCACTCCCTGCACGGCTTCGACATGTCCTGGGCCGCCTTCCACGCCGTAGAACTCACCTCCTCCCCTTCTTTCGCCCATAAAAAAACCGGTTACCTGGCCGCGTCCCTTTCCTTCCGTCCTTCCACCGAGGTCCTCCTCCTCCTCACCAATCAGCTCCGCAAAGACCTCTCCTCTACCAACCAGCATGAGGTAAGTCTCGCCTTAGAGTGCCTTTCCGTCATCTGCACGGCCGATTTTGCACGTGATTTAACTCCGGATATCTTCACTTTGTTGACTTCTTCTAAgaatttcattagaaagaaatcaattgcgtgtttattgatgatttttAGCCAATATCCAGATGCTGTTAGGGTTTGTTTCAAACGGTTAGTTGAGAATTTAGAGAGTACCGATAATGCCCAAACACTTGCTGCTACTGTTGGTGTATTCTGTGAGCTTGCTAGTAAAGAACCAAGAACATATCTCCCTCTTGCACCAGAATTTTATAGGATTTTAGTTGATTCAAGGAACAATTGGGTGTTGATCAAGGTTTTGAAAATCTTTGCGAAACTTGCTAAATTAGAGCCTAGGTTAGCAAAGAAGGTGGTCGAACCGATTTGTGATCATATGAAGCGCAGTGAGGCCAAATCTCTGGTGTTTGAATGTGTGAGAACTATTGTGAGTAGTTTCTATGAGTATGAGTTTGCTGTGAAACTTGCTGTATCAAAAATCAAAGAGTTCTTACTGGATACTGATTTAAATCTCAAGTATCTTGGATTACAAGGTCTGTTACTTGTTGCACCAAATCACTTATGGGCTGTGTTGGAGAACAAAGAGGTTGTAATAAAATCTTTGAGTGATGTTGACCGAAACATAAGGCTGGAAGCATTGAGGCTTGTGATGTCAATGGTTTCTGATGATAATGTCATTGAAATCTGCAGGGTTTTGATTGGCTATGCTCTCAAATCCGATCCCGAGTTCTGTAACGAAATTCTAAGGTCAATGCTATCAACATGTTCTAGAAATGTATACGAAATCATCAACGATTTTGATTGGTATGTGTCACTTCTTGGGGAAATGGCAAGGATTCCACATTGCCAAAATGGAGAAGAAATCGAGTATCAGTTGATAGACATTGGCATGAGGGTGAAAGATGTTAGACCAGAGCTTGTTCGTGTGGCTCGTGATCTATTGATTGATCCTGCTTTACTTGGGAATCCTTTCATTCACAGAATATTATCTGCAGCTGCTTGGGTATCAGGTGAGTATGTTTGGTTTTCAAAGAACCCATTTGAGATCATGGAAGCATTACTACAACCACGCGCTAATCTCTTGTCTCCATCAATCAGAGCTTTATATATTCATTCTGCATTTAAAGTCCTTAGCTTTTGCCTTCATTCCTTTCTCTTACCCCACAAACCAGCAACTTCTTCTTCAAAGCTTGTTGATGAACCTGATTTCACATATTCAGAATCTGAAGAGGAAACAGATGTTGATCTTGCTACAACTTCTTCAAGTTTGTCCAAAAAGAATGCATTTACACAGGAGTCAATTGTAAACATGTTGATTCTCGTTTTAACTTCTCTAAGCCCATTGGCTGGAAGCCATGATGTTGAAATTCAAGAAAGGGTGCGGAATGTTTTAGGGTTAGCTCAATTGGCACAAGAAGAGATATCTTGTGATCTTGATAACAAAGAAAAGATAATTGACGGGGTTGCTTTAAAAACTTCAATTCTCATCAGATTAATCAATGATGCACTCTCAGAGGATCTTGGTCCAGTTTCATTGAGTGCTCAAGAAAGGGTTCCCATCCCAGATGGGTTACTCCTCGAGGACAATCTTGGAAAATTGGACACAATATGTGCAGATGTTGAGTTACCAATAAGTGAATCCTTTTCTCTTGTAAAGCCTGTTTTGACAGATGTTGATTCTGTTTCCATCAGACAGAATGAAGAATCATCTGAAACATCTGCTGCTGAATCTACATCTCTACTTTCTGAACATCGAAAACGACATGGAATTTTTTATCTTCCTTCTGACAACAATCAAAATGCATCCACAAGTTTCCCACCTGCAAATGATCCTAATGAGAGAGATAACGATGTGGAAGATCTTGTCAGGCTTACAGAAGAATCTTTAGTTCTTAAAAGGAAGTCAAATCTAAGTAGGCCAAGGCCTGTTGTGGTCAAACTTGATGAAGGAGATAGGCTTCCTATCACAAGGGCAAAAACGGAATCAAATGATGATTTGATATCTGGAGCTGTGCGTGATGTTCTTTTGGGTAATGAAAATTCACCACCACCAGCAGCACCACATTCAAAAGTTGAGAAATCTGAAATTGGTGATTCCAGTAGAAGAAAAAGCAAACATCGTAAAGAAAAAAAGCATCAAAATGTTGAAGAAAGTAAACAGAAAAGTGGTGGGCGTCATGGAAGGCATAAAGCTAGACAAAGAGCTGATGAAGGCATCAATGTGGCTGTTCAAATTCAAAAGCCAGTAATTCCTGATTTCCTTTTGTAG